One window of the Labilibaculum sp. genome contains the following:
- a CDS encoding YfhO family protein, which produces MNFKPLIPHLSAIIIFLIIGFAFFQPVLDGKQLRKGDTINALGYKKEIMDFRKSTGEDPLWTNSMFGGMPAYQITVEYKSKFMQFFKEAMELHTPSPVRYLMIYLIGFYILLISLRVNPWLSIGGAIAYAFSTYFIIIIGAGHLWKVNALAFIPPALAGILLTLRGKYILGGLLASFFLILELYSNHIQMTYYFLITVLCIVAFDFYYRWKQKELKQFFTAIGVLVIASILAVGVNSSNLYNSYQYGKQTIRGKSELTFGEKGNKTGGLDKDYATQWSYGVQETLTLLIPNAKGGAGSPQEAVQLVSYLSGGQIKNVAKYYEIEPIKDHHYWGNQPFTAGPVYVGAVILFLFFLGLIIVPGRFKWGLLTATILAIMLSWGHNFQFLTDLFLDYVPLYNKFRVVSSILIVVELCIPLLAILAVKKILEEPEILKEKVKLFSVKLNVLVWPLLLTAGISLLLYLLPNLFLDFITQAETSYFAQIKSGNPNAVTYINQIQSDIFNARVSMFRADALRTILFVALIAVLLFGYGKKWFQSNLLIAGIVVLILVDLWPVNKRFLNADSFVPKKELKVAFSPTQADFEILQSEFSTHPELQVLAQKAQDEYKKENRKASKLELAIVPFTVLNQHSNYRVLNTSVQTWQNGSTSYYHKSIGGYHGAKLRRYQELIDHHIIKNNMKVINMLNTKYIITPDKEKGNQAQLNPDALGEAWIVPNYKIVNNADEEIMGLNAFDPAKEALVDKRFASQLEGFTSQADSLASISMETYAPNKITYQFNAKSDQLVVFSDIYYQPGWNAYVDGKLTPHFRANYILRAMKVPGGKHKITFKFEPKAMTVTENISVASMVLFFLLLAGGVVFGIKNIRKETIENE; this is translated from the coding sequence ATGAACTTCAAGCCCCTTATTCCCCATTTATCAGCCATCATCATTTTCCTTATTATTGGATTTGCATTTTTTCAGCCTGTATTGGATGGAAAACAGCTCCGAAAAGGGGATACCATAAATGCCCTTGGCTATAAAAAAGAGATCATGGATTTTAGAAAATCCACTGGTGAAGATCCTTTGTGGACCAACTCGATGTTTGGAGGAATGCCGGCCTATCAGATTACCGTTGAGTACAAATCGAAGTTTATGCAATTCTTTAAAGAAGCCATGGAATTGCACACACCAAGTCCGGTACGATACCTAATGATCTATTTGATTGGGTTCTATATATTACTCATATCTTTGCGGGTAAATCCCTGGCTCTCCATCGGAGGTGCCATTGCCTATGCTTTTTCAACCTATTTCATTATCATTATTGGTGCCGGGCATCTCTGGAAAGTAAATGCTTTGGCTTTTATTCCACCAGCCCTTGCGGGAATATTGCTTACGCTCCGAGGAAAATACATTTTAGGCGGATTGCTCGCATCTTTCTTTCTAATACTCGAATTGTATTCCAACCACATACAAATGACCTACTATTTTCTGATTACGGTTCTTTGTATTGTTGCCTTTGATTTTTACTATCGTTGGAAACAAAAGGAATTAAAACAATTCTTCACTGCAATTGGTGTTTTGGTCATTGCATCCATTCTGGCAGTTGGGGTAAACAGTTCCAATTTGTACAATTCATACCAATACGGCAAACAAACCATTCGTGGAAAATCAGAACTAACATTTGGCGAGAAAGGAAACAAAACCGGCGGTCTGGATAAAGATTATGCAACCCAGTGGAGCTATGGTGTTCAGGAAACCCTAACCCTTTTAATTCCCAATGCAAAAGGTGGAGCCGGATCACCTCAGGAGGCTGTTCAATTAGTTAGCTACCTTAGCGGCGGACAGATAAAAAATGTGGCCAAATATTACGAAATTGAGCCAATAAAAGATCACCACTATTGGGGAAATCAGCCATTTACAGCTGGTCCTGTATATGTTGGAGCCGTCATCCTCTTTTTATTCTTTTTAGGATTGATTATTGTTCCCGGACGTTTCAAATGGGGATTGCTTACCGCAACAATTTTGGCCATTATGCTGTCGTGGGGACATAATTTCCAATTCCTTACCGATCTGTTTTTAGATTACGTGCCCTTATACAACAAATTCAGGGTGGTTTCGTCCATTCTTATTGTTGTTGAGTTATGCATTCCTTTACTGGCAATTTTAGCCGTTAAAAAAATACTGGAGGAGCCTGAAATCCTGAAGGAAAAAGTGAAATTATTTTCTGTAAAGTTAAATGTATTGGTGTGGCCCTTGTTGCTAACTGCAGGAATTTCATTGCTTTTGTATTTGCTTCCAAATCTTTTTCTTGATTTTATTACTCAGGCTGAAACAAGTTATTTTGCACAAATAAAATCTGGAAATCCAAATGCTGTCACTTACATCAATCAAATTCAATCGGACATCTTTAATGCCCGGGTTTCTATGTTTAGAGCCGATGCATTACGAACCATTCTTTTTGTTGCTTTAATTGCTGTTCTCCTTTTCGGATATGGTAAAAAATGGTTTCAATCAAATCTTCTTATTGCAGGTATTGTTGTTCTGATTCTGGTTGATTTATGGCCGGTTAACAAACGCTTTTTAAATGCAGACAGCTTTGTTCCAAAAAAAGAACTGAAAGTTGCATTCAGCCCTACTCAAGCCGATTTTGAAATTCTGCAATCTGAGTTTTCAACTCATCCGGAATTACAGGTATTGGCTCAAAAAGCACAGGATGAATACAAAAAAGAAAACCGCAAAGCAAGCAAACTGGAATTGGCTATTGTTCCTTTCACTGTTCTCAACCAACACAGCAATTACAGGGTTTTAAACACCTCTGTTCAAACCTGGCAAAACGGAAGCACTTCCTACTATCACAAGTCCATTGGAGGTTATCATGGAGCCAAATTGCGACGTTACCAAGAGCTGATCGATCATCACATCATAAAAAACAACATGAAGGTGATCAACATGCTAAATACCAAATACATCATCACACCCGATAAAGAAAAAGGAAATCAGGCGCAATTGAATCCTGATGCCTTGGGAGAAGCATGGATTGTTCCCAACTACAAAATCGTGAACAATGCCGATGAAGAAATCATGGGATTAAATGCCTTCGATCCTGCAAAAGAAGCTTTAGTTGACAAGCGTTTTGCATCTCAATTGGAAGGATTTACAAGTCAGGCTGATTCTTTGGCAAGTATTTCAATGGAAACATATGCTCCCAACAAAATAACTTATCAATTCAATGCTAAAAGCGATCAATTGGTGGTTTTCTCCGATATTTATTACCAGCCGGGCTGGAATGCCTATGTTGATGGGAAACTTACTCCGCACTTTAGAGCCAACTACATATTACGGGCGATGAAAGTTCCCGGAGGAAAGCATAAAATCACCTTTAAATTTGAGCCAAAAGCAATGACAGTTACCGAAAATATATCTGTTGCCAGCATGGTTTTATTCTTTTTGCTGCTAGCCGGAGGAGTTGTTTTTGGAATTAAAAATATCCGAAAAGAAACGATTGAAAATGAATAG
- a CDS encoding CDP-glycerol glycerophosphotransferase family protein translates to MNSQYSRTQQFVNFMQKIVFLHIVLFLMRRFYFLLEKLVPKDKRIALFFLTEKVYFDNSKYLFEYMREKNDFNSILFTPYKSLYHKLNDKFPGEVVYSWSLKGFFLFLRTRHVILSYGISAAAFKPYYLHEKCKNIIYLGHGTPMKKMALQTPPWRKYAKHKQLQKYSYMAACSPLEQIIHAAGFNIDMNNVWVSGLPRNDYLLQDINLSPSLLVANPFLDRKIILYAPTWREEGYKTHFFPFGDFDAKRLSNFLEKEDAYILVRGHKEDIKRKSVEKTHDFFSIDRVLKADQYRFPDVYELLPYVDVLVTDYSSLWIDYLLLDRPIIYLPYDLDEYKQYKGFFIDFEENTPGAKSSTQKEFITHLQRYFEQPQTHAKWRKKIRDMYHTYQDTESCERVFQEIKKLN, encoded by the coding sequence ATGAATAGTCAGTACTCCCGAACACAACAGTTTGTCAACTTCATGCAGAAAATTGTTTTTCTGCATATTGTCCTGTTTTTAATGCGCCGTTTTTATTTTCTATTGGAAAAACTGGTGCCAAAAGACAAGCGGATTGCCCTCTTCTTTTTGACTGAAAAGGTATATTTCGACAATTCGAAGTACCTGTTTGAGTACATGCGCGAAAAAAATGATTTCAACAGCATTTTGTTCACTCCTTACAAATCCTTGTATCATAAACTAAATGATAAATTCCCCGGAGAAGTAGTTTATTCGTGGTCGTTGAAAGGGTTTTTTCTCTTTTTAAGGACCAGACATGTCATTCTTTCCTATGGAATTAGTGCCGCTGCTTTCAAGCCATACTACCTGCACGAAAAATGCAAAAACATCATCTATTTAGGACATGGTACGCCAATGAAAAAAATGGCCTTGCAAACGCCTCCCTGGCGCAAATATGCCAAACACAAGCAATTGCAAAAATACAGTTACATGGCAGCTTGTTCTCCGTTGGAACAGATCATTCATGCAGCCGGATTCAATATTGACATGAACAATGTTTGGGTGAGTGGTTTGCCTCGTAACGATTATTTGCTTCAGGATATCAATTTAAGTCCGTCTTTATTGGTTGCAAATCCATTTCTCGACCGTAAAATTATTTTATACGCTCCAACCTGGCGCGAAGAAGGTTACAAAACTCACTTTTTCCCTTTCGGGGATTTTGATGCAAAACGGCTTTCTAATTTTCTGGAGAAAGAAGATGCCTACATCTTGGTTCGTGGTCATAAAGAGGATATAAAACGAAAGTCTGTTGAAAAAACTCATGATTTCTTTTCTATTGACAGAGTACTAAAAGCTGATCAGTACCGATTCCCCGATGTGTATGAATTATTGCCTTACGTAGATGTTTTGGTAACCGATTATTCATCACTTTGGATTGACTACCTGCTTTTGGATCGGCCAATTATTTATTTGCCATACGATTTAGACGAATACAAGCAATACAAAGGCTTTTTTATCGATTTCGAGGAGAATACTCCTGGAGCAAAGTCAAGCACGCAAAAAGAATTTATAACGCATTTACAACGCTATTTCGAACAGCCTCAGACTCATGCCAAGTGGCGCAAAAAAATCAGGGATATGTATCACACTTATCAGGATACAGAGAGTTGCGAGAGAGTGTTTCAGGAAATTAAAAAATTGAATTAA
- a CDS encoding CDP-glycerol glycerophosphotransferase family protein: protein MNLNKYSKPIIFITTLLGWIFIVPITYLIPKKKNLMVLMGAKDGFFIDNVKFFFLYLSEKEEDQEFYFLTANKETYESLKHQYSNILYYPSAKAYWISLRCKVFVVDNFSWMDNCRFQLFWRAKIIQIWHGIGFKKIQRDNKFFIQETSSLYRRFILNFVGKLPVYDALISTGEFFTEHFFKPAFISDHFIDTGYPRNDIIVNPIKYKNALINSDEKTIQKVIELRKKGIKSILYAPTFRDTGGDGISDGILDLHKLNEFAIKNDFVFVFKLHPLPQYKTISNEFERILWYDNVKDVYPLLPEIDGMVSDYSSIYMDYILLNRPVFFLLYDREKYETKDRELHSFFNDFIIGSISTTQEKLEQDLLSTFTKNDEFVTARTQIIEKSYLNTDDNSSQRIFNFIQEHYLRRNQ, encoded by the coding sequence ATGAATCTCAACAAATACTCCAAACCAATCATTTTCATTACCACCTTATTGGGCTGGATATTTATAGTTCCAATCACCTATCTTATTCCAAAAAAAAAGAATCTGATGGTGCTTATGGGAGCAAAAGATGGTTTTTTTATTGATAATGTAAAGTTCTTTTTCCTCTACTTATCGGAAAAGGAAGAAGATCAGGAATTCTATTTCCTGACCGCAAATAAAGAGACCTATGAATCACTCAAACATCAATACAGCAACATATTGTACTACCCGTCAGCCAAGGCCTATTGGATTTCGTTGAGATGTAAGGTTTTTGTAGTTGATAATTTTTCGTGGATGGATAATTGTCGGTTTCAGTTATTCTGGCGGGCAAAAATTATTCAAATCTGGCACGGAATAGGCTTCAAAAAGATTCAGCGCGACAACAAATTCTTTATTCAGGAAACCAGCTCGCTCTACCGCAGATTTATTTTGAATTTTGTTGGAAAACTACCTGTTTACGATGCACTTATCTCAACAGGAGAATTCTTTACCGAACATTTTTTCAAACCTGCATTTATTTCAGACCACTTTATTGATACAGGATATCCGCGTAACGACATCATTGTAAACCCAATAAAATATAAGAATGCATTAATCAACTCGGATGAGAAAACCATTCAAAAGGTGATTGAATTGCGTAAAAAAGGAATCAAATCAATCTTGTATGCACCAACCTTTCGGGATACCGGAGGTGATGGTATTTCCGATGGAATTCTTGACCTTCATAAATTGAATGAATTCGCCATTAAAAATGATTTTGTATTTGTTTTCAAGCTGCATCCATTGCCACAATACAAGACTATCAGTAACGAATTCGAACGCATTCTTTGGTACGATAATGTAAAAGACGTATATCCTCTTCTTCCTGAAATTGATGGTATGGTGAGCGATTACTCTTCCATTTACATGGATTATATTTTACTGAACAGGCCGGTGTTTTTCCTGCTGTATGACCGCGAAAAGTACGAAACCAAAGATCGTGAATTACATTCCTTCTTCAACGATTTTATTATTGGATCTATTTCTACCACTCAAGAAAAACTGGAACAGGATTTACTTAGTACATTTACTAAAAATGACGAATTTGTTACAGCAAGAACCCAAATTATCGAAAAATCATATCTAAATACAGATGATAACAGTTCTCAAAGAATTTTTAATTTCATTCAGGAACATTATCTTCGCAGGAATCAATAA
- a CDS encoding adenylyltransferase/cytidyltransferase family protein codes for MKRVITFGTFDLFHIGHLRILERAKAKGDYLIVGISTDALNYSKKQKNPIYSEKDRKRIIESLKVVDEVFYEESLELKGDYIKQFNADVLVMGNDWEGRFDEFKSLCEVVYLERTPSISTTEIIEIIKE; via the coding sequence ATGAAAAGAGTAATCACCTTTGGAACATTTGACCTTTTTCACATCGGACATTTACGGATTTTAGAACGTGCCAAAGCAAAAGGTGATTATCTTATTGTTGGTATCTCAACCGATGCTTTAAACTATTCCAAAAAACAGAAAAACCCAATCTACTCAGAAAAAGACCGAAAGCGAATTATTGAATCGCTCAAAGTCGTTGATGAAGTATTCTACGAAGAATCATTGGAATTAAAAGGGGATTACATCAAGCAATTCAACGCTGATGTTTTGGTGATGGGAAACGACTGGGAAGGCCGTTTTGATGAATTCAAATCACTTTGCGAAGTGGTGTATCTGGAACGAACTCCATCTATCTCAACTACCGAAATAATCGAGATTATTAAAGAGTAG
- a CDS encoding oligosaccharide flippase family protein encodes MGIIRQQTIKGTVVSYFGAILGFINTGILFPRILGADQIGLLNWLVAIATIATQFSSFGFNNVTARLFPYFRNENRNHNGYLFILFWVGMIGFILSLIAYFLLHPVAVSLYSNESPLYLNYLIYLIPLVFFTLFFNLFEGYNRVMYDAVSGTIYRDIVFKLINFCIILLFWKDILEFSQFVFLYVVAFCLPTVLLFLLLLKRGQISFASNLKFVTPKLRKSMVNVSLFGILNGLSDKLTANIDRIMIVSFIGLGANGIYATMANFGMLISMPSRTLKKIASTVIAEAWKRDDLATIGKVYSQSGLHQFMTGCLLFIGVWVNVENVFEIVPDKYIAGKYVMFFIGISHVIQMLSGISGVVIQASPKYRIQTLFMLIFGALVVVTNLIMIPVWGIVGAAAASLTASFIFNLMKYIFLWKTYGFQPINRKYLFVLGIALMSFYLGYLLPKMDWFVFDIIVRSTLVGGIYLLLTFFLKISNDFNEFVSKRLGLR; translated from the coding sequence GTGGGAATCATTCGTCAACAAACCATTAAAGGAACTGTGGTTTCCTATTTTGGAGCCATTTTAGGATTTATAAATACTGGGATTTTGTTTCCGAGGATTTTGGGAGCAGACCAAATAGGTTTGTTGAATTGGTTGGTAGCAATTGCAACAATTGCAACGCAGTTTTCTTCTTTCGGGTTCAATAATGTTACAGCCAGATTGTTCCCTTATTTTCGAAATGAAAATCGAAATCATAATGGATATTTGTTCATTTTGTTTTGGGTTGGGATGATTGGCTTCATTCTTTCTTTGATTGCTTATTTTCTTTTGCATCCTGTTGCTGTCAGTTTATATTCAAACGAATCACCACTTTATTTAAATTACCTGATTTATTTGATTCCTTTGGTATTTTTCACACTCTTTTTTAATTTATTCGAAGGATACAATAGAGTGATGTACGATGCAGTTTCGGGAACAATTTATCGGGATATTGTATTTAAACTTATCAACTTTTGTATCATTCTCCTTTTCTGGAAAGATATATTGGAGTTTTCGCAGTTCGTATTTTTATATGTAGTGGCTTTTTGTTTACCAACTGTTTTACTATTTCTGCTTCTTCTAAAGCGAGGTCAGATTTCTTTTGCATCTAATCTGAAGTTCGTAACACCCAAACTTCGAAAATCTATGGTTAATGTTTCCTTATTTGGAATTCTGAATGGTTTAAGCGATAAGTTAACGGCTAATATCGACAGAATAATGATTGTAAGTTTTATTGGTTTAGGTGCAAATGGTATTTATGCAACAATGGCAAATTTTGGGATGCTAATTTCAATGCCTTCACGCACATTAAAGAAGATAGCAAGTACCGTAATTGCTGAGGCTTGGAAACGCGATGATCTCGCAACCATTGGGAAAGTTTATTCGCAAAGCGGTTTGCATCAATTTATGACAGGTTGTTTGCTGTTTATTGGAGTCTGGGTGAATGTTGAAAATGTATTTGAGATAGTTCCGGATAAATACATTGCAGGAAAATATGTAATGTTTTTCATTGGGATTTCGCATGTTATACAGATGCTGTCAGGTATTAGTGGTGTGGTAATTCAAGCTTCGCCTAAATATCGGATACAAACACTGTTTATGCTTATTTTCGGTGCTTTGGTAGTTGTTACTAATTTGATTATGATACCAGTTTGGGGAATTGTCGGTGCAGCTGCAGCCTCACTTACTGCCAGCTTTATCTTTAATCTGATGAAATACATATTTCTTTGGAAAACCTATGGATTTCAACCAATTAACAGGAAATATCTATTTGTTTTAGGGATTGCTCTTATGTCTTTTTATTTAGGTTATTTACTGCCAAAAATGGATTGGTTTGTATTTGATATTATTGTAAGAAGTACTCTGGTAGGAGGTATTTATTTACTGCTCACTTTTTTTCTTAAAATTTCGAATGATTTTAACGAATTTGTAAGTAAACGTCTGGGTTTGAGGTAA
- a CDS encoding permease-like cell division protein FtsX, with translation MAYKEKGTKRRLRSSYITSVISISLVLFMLGLMGLLILNANQISNYVKENIGVSVILKDNIKEVEIRRLQKILDASDYVKATEYVDKETAAKEFEKELGEDFISFLGYNPLRASIDVKLYAGYANTDSIAVIEKHLLKQSQVQELDYQKSLVHLVNENVKRISLIILAFSVLLFTISFTLINNTIRLSIYSQRFIINTMQLVGATRGFIRRPFMAKTLLHGVIGALIANAMLSGVIYLSQKELSQVINFSNVEMIGVLFLLILLIGLLITWISTLFAVNKYLRLESRSLY, from the coding sequence ATGGCATACAAAGAAAAAGGTACAAAACGAAGACTTCGCTCCTCTTACATTACTTCAGTAATTAGTATTTCATTGGTTCTATTCATGTTAGGATTAATGGGCTTACTAATTTTAAATGCCAACCAGATTTCCAATTATGTGAAAGAAAATATTGGAGTTTCCGTAATTTTAAAAGACAATATCAAAGAAGTTGAAATCCGTCGTTTGCAAAAAATATTGGATGCCAGTGATTATGTGAAGGCCACCGAATATGTAGACAAAGAAACTGCTGCCAAAGAATTCGAGAAAGAGTTAGGTGAAGATTTTATCTCTTTTTTAGGCTACAACCCACTTCGTGCATCAATCGATGTTAAATTATATGCCGGATACGCAAATACAGATAGTATTGCAGTAATCGAAAAGCATCTGCTAAAGCAATCGCAGGTTCAGGAGTTGGATTATCAAAAATCACTGGTGCATTTGGTAAACGAAAATGTGAAAAGAATCAGCTTGATCATATTGGCTTTTAGTGTTTTACTTTTTACGATATCATTTACTCTAATCAACAACACCATACGATTATCCATTTACTCTCAGCGTTTTATAATCAACACCATGCAATTGGTTGGTGCTACCAGAGGCTTTATACGCCGGCCATTTATGGCCAAAACCTTACTGCATGGAGTCATAGGAGCTCTAATCGCCAACGCAATGCTTTCGGGTGTTATTTATCTGTCGCAAAAAGAATTAAGTCAGGTAATCAATTTCAGTAATGTTGAAATGATTGGTGTCTTATTCTTACTGATCTTATTAATCGGACTTTTAATCACGTGGATATCAACCCTATTTGCTGTAAACAAATACTTAAGGCTTGAGTCGCGTTCCCTGTATTAG
- a CDS encoding DUF3098 domain-containing protein has product MNKQDKKLDFALSKENYKLIVIGFVIIIVGFLLMMGGGSDDPNVFDESIFSFRRITLAPMVVLFGFGFEIYAIMKKPKEQ; this is encoded by the coding sequence ATGAACAAACAAGATAAAAAATTGGATTTTGCTCTTTCAAAAGAAAACTACAAACTTATCGTTATTGGGTTTGTTATCATCATTGTAGGATTCCTACTCATGATGGGCGGTGGATCGGATGATCCCAATGTATTCGATGAAAGCATCTTTAGTTTTCGAAGAATTACTTTAGCTCCAATGGTGGTGTTGTTTGGTTTCGGCTTTGAAATATACGCCATCATGAAAAAACCAAAAGAACAGTAA
- a CDS encoding undecaprenyl-diphosphate phosphatase — MNWIEALLLGLLQGLTEFLPVSSSGHLEIGKAFLGIHAENNLVFTVVVHGATVLSTIIVFRKDILELLKNLFSFQWNESTQYIAKIAVSMVPIGIVGVFFKDQVEEIFNTDKILLIVGFMLLVTAAFLAFTYYAKQKEKEISFKDAFIIGMAQTVAVLPGISRSGATIATGLLLKNKKSEVAKFSFLMVLVPIIGENILSVFKGTYSSQGSVELIPLLVGFIGAFLSGLLACSWMIKLVKKGKLIYFAIYCLIIGLIAIFAA, encoded by the coding sequence ATGAATTGGATTGAAGCCTTACTTTTAGGCTTACTGCAAGGATTAACAGAATTCCTGCCGGTAAGCAGCAGTGGTCATTTAGAAATAGGCAAAGCCTTCTTAGGTATTCATGCCGAAAATAATTTGGTATTTACTGTTGTTGTGCACGGTGCAACTGTTTTAAGTACAATTATTGTATTCCGAAAAGATATTCTTGAACTTTTAAAGAATCTTTTTAGTTTTCAGTGGAATGAATCGACACAGTATATTGCTAAAATTGCTGTCTCTATGGTTCCAATCGGAATTGTAGGCGTGTTTTTTAAAGATCAGGTGGAAGAAATTTTCAATACTGATAAAATCTTGTTGATAGTAGGTTTTATGCTTCTGGTAACGGCTGCATTTCTTGCATTTACTTACTATGCAAAACAAAAAGAAAAAGAAATCTCATTTAAGGATGCCTTTATCATAGGAATGGCTCAAACAGTTGCTGTACTTCCCGGAATTTCTAGATCGGGAGCCACAATAGCAACCGGACTGCTTCTAAAAAACAAAAAATCTGAAGTAGCCAAATTTTCATTTTTAATGGTTTTAGTTCCCATAATTGGTGAGAATATTCTAAGCGTTTTTAAGGGAACGTACAGCTCGCAGGGATCGGTAGAATTAATACCATTACTAGTTGGCTTTATTGGCGCTTTCCTTTCCGGATTATTGGCTTGCAGCTGGATGATTAAATTGGTGAAGAAGGGGAAATTAATCTATTTTGCAATTTATTGCCTGATTATCGGACTTATTGCTATTTTTGCAGCCTGA
- the truB gene encoding tRNA pseudouridine(55) synthase TruB, translating into MIQFETDNDFQEGALLLFNKPYEWTSFDLVNKIKYKIKHKFHYKKVKVGHAGTLDPLATGLLIVCVGKYTKKIDSYQSQVKEYIATLKLGETTPSFDLETEIDQTYPTEHITKELIDETLKSFIGEIQQRPPDYSAVKVNGKRAYEYARKGQEIEIKKKTLAIDEIEILKFEKEILKIRVVCSKGTYIRALARDIGQKLNSGAHLTALERTRIGDFHINDALEIEDFIKFLENL; encoded by the coding sequence ATGATTCAATTTGAAACCGATAATGATTTTCAAGAAGGCGCTTTACTTCTATTTAATAAGCCTTACGAATGGACTTCGTTTGATTTAGTAAACAAGATAAAGTATAAAATCAAACATAAGTTTCATTACAAAAAAGTCAAAGTCGGACATGCCGGAACTCTCGACCCTTTGGCCACAGGTTTGTTGATTGTCTGCGTAGGGAAATACACAAAAAAAATAGACAGCTACCAATCGCAGGTTAAAGAATACATTGCCACACTAAAACTAGGAGAAACCACTCCTTCTTTTGATTTGGAGACGGAAATTGATCAGACTTACCCTACAGAACACATCACTAAAGAACTGATAGATGAAACCCTAAAAAGTTTTATTGGTGAAATACAACAAAGGCCACCTGACTATTCAGCAGTAAAAGTAAACGGGAAAAGAGCTTACGAATATGCCCGAAAAGGACAGGAAATTGAGATAAAAAAGAAAACCCTGGCGATCGACGAAATAGAAATTCTTAAATTTGAAAAGGAGATCTTAAAAATAAGAGTTGTTTGCAGCAAAGGAACGTACATTAGAGCTCTTGCCCGTGATATTGGCCAAAAACTAAATAGCGGTGCACATTTAACTGCTCTTGAAAGAACTAGAATCGGTGATTTTCATATCAACGATGCCCTTGAAATTGAAGATTTTATAAAATTCTTAGAAAATTTATAA
- the queA gene encoding tRNA preQ1(34) S-adenosylmethionine ribosyltransferase-isomerase QueA, which produces MKLSKFKYKLPSELIALHPAYNRDESRLLVLHKDTGKIEHKIFKDLIDYFDNEDVMVFNNTKVFPARLYGNKEKTGAEIEVFLLRELNREQRLWDVLVDPARKIRIGNKLYFGDDDLLVAEVIDNTTSRGRTLRFLFDGPYEEFKKALYGLGETPLPKFIDRAVEPEDAERYQTIFAKHEGAVAAPTAGMHFSRELMKRLEIKGVDFAEVTLHVGLGNFRTVDVEDLTKHKMDSEQIEINDLAVQKVNNGKKKKKNICAVGTTVVRTLETSVSTQGTLKPFEGWTNKFIFPPYEFSVPNSMITNFHLPLSTLLMMVCAFGGYDKVMAAYQEAIKEKYRFGTYGDAMLII; this is translated from the coding sequence ATGAAGTTATCGAAGTTTAAGTACAAATTACCAAGCGAACTTATTGCTTTACATCCAGCCTACAATAGAGATGAATCTCGCTTATTGGTGCTTCACAAAGATACAGGAAAAATCGAACATAAAATTTTCAAAGATCTTATTGATTACTTTGATAACGAAGATGTTATGGTCTTTAACAACACCAAAGTTTTTCCTGCTCGTTTGTATGGCAACAAAGAAAAAACAGGTGCTGAAATCGAAGTGTTTTTGCTTAGAGAGTTAAATCGTGAGCAAAGATTATGGGATGTATTAGTTGATCCTGCCCGTAAAATCAGAATCGGTAACAAATTGTATTTTGGCGATGATGATTTATTGGTTGCTGAAGTAATCGACAATACTACTTCAAGAGGAAGAACTCTTCGTTTCTTATTTGATGGACCTTACGAAGAATTTAAAAAGGCACTTTACGGATTAGGAGAAACTCCTCTTCCTAAATTTATAGATCGTGCAGTAGAACCTGAAGATGCAGAACGTTATCAAACAATTTTTGCAAAACATGAAGGAGCTGTTGCCGCACCTACTGCAGGTATGCACTTTAGCCGCGAGCTAATGAAGCGTTTGGAAATTAAAGGGGTTGATTTTGCAGAGGTTACTTTGCATGTTGGCCTGGGTAACTTCAGAACTGTAGATGTTGAAGATTTAACCAAACACAAAATGGATTCAGAACAAATCGAAATTAACGATTTGGCTGTGCAAAAGGTAAACAATGGTAAGAAAAAGAAGAAAAATATTTGTGCTGTCGGTACAACTGTTGTTCGTACTTTAGAAACCTCAGTATCAACCCAAGGCACATTAAAACCGTTCGAAGGGTGGACCAATAAATTTATTTTCCCTCCTTACGAATTTAGTGTTCCTAACAGCATGATTACAAATTTCCATTTGCCGCTTTCAACTTTACTGATGATGGTTTGTGCATTTGGAGGATACGATAAAGTAATGGCTGCATATCAGGAAGCAATCAAAGAAAAATATCGCTTTGGAACTTATGGTGATGCAATGTTGATTATCTAA